The following proteins are co-located in the Flectobacillus major DSM 103 genome:
- a CDS encoding LytR/AlgR family response regulator transcription factor: protein MKLKCIIVDDELMARKSLQKLCEQNSSLELIASCENAEQALKVLEQHEIDLIWLDVEMPELSGFDLLEKITTMPQVILTSSKTEYAYDAFQYQVTDYLKKPITSPRFNLAVEKVLEQSQKKENTQAQHNEIYIKHEGRYIRLPYSDIQFIENIGDYVKIYTSKQAYIIHTTMKSLEEKLGKQFLRVHRSYIVHLEKIVDIEENNLVIANKVIPISRANKSELMNRLNML from the coding sequence ATGAAGTTAAAATGTATTATTGTAGATGATGAATTAATGGCAAGAAAATCTCTACAAAAATTATGCGAACAAAATAGCTCTTTAGAATTGATTGCTTCTTGTGAAAATGCAGAACAAGCCCTTAAAGTATTAGAACAACATGAAATTGATTTGATTTGGCTAGATGTTGAAATGCCCGAATTGAGCGGATTTGATTTACTCGAAAAAATAACAACTATGCCACAGGTTATCTTGACAAGCTCTAAAACAGAGTATGCTTACGATGCCTTTCAATACCAAGTTACTGATTATTTGAAAAAACCTATTACTTCGCCAAGATTCAATTTGGCTGTAGAAAAGGTATTGGAACAAAGCCAAAAGAAAGAAAATACTCAAGCTCAGCACAACGAAATTTATATCAAACACGAAGGCCGTTATATTCGACTACCTTATTCAGATATTCAGTTTATCGAAAATATTGGCGACTATGTCAAGATATATACCAGTAAACAGGCTTATATCATACATACTACCATGAAGTCACTGGAAGAAAAGCTTGGCAAACAGTTTTTAAGAGTACATCGCTCGTATATTGTTCACCTCGAAAAGATTGTAGATATAGAAGAGAATAACCTCGTTATAGCCAACAAGGTTATTCCTATTAGTAGAGCCAACAAATCAGAGCTAATGAATCGCTTAAACATGCTATAA
- a CDS encoding MFS transporter, translating to MYSQRVAKYIVAYSMLLVTLAVNVSMPLFRIYAQRAGLGNGQTALVLASYISGMLPCYIFLGGISDKVGRKPIMLLSVIFAFIATSIITAFPDVYALIFARFFQGISLGLSMGTGTAYLTEILKSEKNPATQAANLASFSTAIGFSGGALATTLLLLQEFTLVPLSYYILLVITFVGLVLMIKLPNLPPIGGKVMRLPYFPDGSFAVNMGIGICWAITGTIIAIVPGQLAHMGLSAFAGFCLVLINWTGAFLQPFIRELNPQKSVKIGFILLPIGFGLIIAGCAYEQFWIILSGTAMIGMSAYGFNYLGGLAIIANLGGAQRARAVAGYMFFGYIGFGIPVILLGYLSDALGIVNALLLFEVVIIALVAYFINKIGTK from the coding sequence ATGTATTCTCAGCGAGTAGCTAAATATATTGTTGCATATTCTATGTTGTTGGTTACCTTGGCTGTGAATGTATCAATGCCTTTATTTAGGATTTATGCCCAGCGAGCAGGTTTAGGAAACGGCCAAACTGCCTTGGTTTTGGCTTCTTATATTTCGGGGATGTTGCCTTGTTATATCTTTTTAGGAGGTATTTCGGATAAAGTAGGGCGTAAACCTATTATGTTATTGAGCGTTATTTTTGCTTTTATTGCTACAAGTATTATTACCGCTTTTCCAGATGTTTATGCTTTGATATTTGCCCGATTTTTTCAGGGAATATCTTTGGGGCTGAGTATGGGGACAGGGACAGCATACTTGACCGAGATTTTAAAATCAGAGAAAAATCCTGCTACTCAAGCAGCCAATTTGGCTTCATTTTCTACAGCAATAGGGTTTAGTGGAGGAGCTTTGGCCACTACTTTATTGCTGTTACAAGAGTTTACTCTTGTGCCACTGAGCTATTATATTTTGTTGGTAATTACCTTTGTTGGCCTAGTACTGATGATTAAATTACCCAATTTGCCCCCGATAGGAGGAAAGGTTATGCGTTTGCCTTATTTTCCAGATGGCTCGTTTGCTGTCAATATGGGTATTGGTATTTGTTGGGCTATTACGGGTACTATTATTGCTATTGTACCAGGGCAGTTGGCTCACATGGGGCTTTCTGCTTTTGCGGGCTTTTGTTTGGTACTGATTAATTGGACAGGAGCTTTCTTACAACCTTTTATTCGAGAACTTAACCCGCAAAAATCTGTCAAAATTGGTTTTATATTACTACCAATAGGTTTTGGGCTAATCATTGCTGGATGTGCTTATGAGCAATTCTGGATTATATTATCGGGTACAGCTATGATTGGGATGTCGGCATACGGGTTTAATTATTTGGGTGGTTTGGCTATTATTGCCAACTTGGGTGGGGCCCAACGTGCTAGAGCCGTGGCGGGATATATGTTTTTTGGATATATTGGCTTTGGTATTCCCGTAATTTTGTTGGGTTATTTGTCCGATGCTCTAGGTATTGTAAATGCTTTGTTGTTGTTTGAGGTAGTGATTATAGCATTGGTAGCCTATTTTATTAATAAAATAGGAACTAAATAG
- a CDS encoding O-methyltransferase, producing the protein MIQHYLKYLIKAKDEHSIHSPFVFELYCRVIKSSKSKYFQLVRMIPDDANTPRNIEGNQSLFAQIEQLRKSLLHNTSSITITDFGAGSRVYKNNQRTIGQIARSAQKPSKFGQLLYRLVKFFQPQVIFDLGTSLGLTTLYQAHGNPQAQVFTFEGCPQTAAYAQKHFEQLQANNITLVIGNLNETLQNQIEQVPQIDFAFFDANHRYEPTIQYFEACLNKATASSLFVFDDIHWSSEMYQAWQYIKAHPKVFITIDLFFVGLVFFRNKQPKQHFTLKF; encoded by the coding sequence TTGATTCAGCATTATCTCAAATACCTTATAAAAGCCAAGGACGAGCATTCGATACACTCTCCATTTGTTTTTGAACTATATTGTCGGGTTATTAAGTCGAGTAAAAGTAAGTATTTCCAACTCGTCAGAATGATTCCTGACGATGCCAATACCCCTCGTAATATTGAAGGAAATCAAAGCTTGTTTGCTCAGATCGAGCAACTTCGTAAAAGCCTTCTTCACAATACCAGTAGTATTACTATTACTGATTTTGGGGCAGGCTCGCGAGTCTATAAAAATAATCAAAGAACTATCGGACAGATTGCCCGTAGCGCCCAAAAGCCTAGCAAATTTGGGCAACTGCTTTATCGCTTGGTGAAATTTTTTCAACCTCAAGTTATTTTCGATCTAGGGACATCACTTGGGCTTACTACGTTATACCAAGCTCATGGCAACCCACAGGCTCAGGTTTTTACTTTTGAAGGATGCCCACAAACAGCAGCGTATGCCCAAAAACATTTTGAGCAACTTCAAGCCAATAATATCACACTTGTAATAGGCAATTTAAACGAAACGTTACAAAATCAAATCGAGCAAGTACCTCAGATAGACTTTGCGTTTTTTGATGCCAATCATAGGTACGAACCCACTATCCAGTACTTTGAAGCTTGCTTGAATAAGGCTACAGCTTCGTCGTTATTTGTTTTTGATGACATTCATTGGTCTAGCGAAATGTATCAGGCCTGGCAATATATCAAGGCTCATCCCAAGGTATTTATAACAATAGATTTGTTTTTTGTAGGTTTAGTATTTTTTCGTAACAAACAGCCCAAACAGCATTTTACACTCAAATTTTAG
- a CDS encoding GDSL-type esterase/lipase family protein, which yields MKTHNLISKTLFILLLLVSFVGFTQNQFEKEILAFEKQDSLKMPVPQKILLVGSSSLRLWNTWQQDLQGFPVINRGFGGSQMSDANYYFDRIVSKYKPALILLYEGDNDINAGKSPEVVFADFKEFVGKVKTQLPKTKVVYISIRPSLARLAALEKQKLANRLIDDYCKKEKKLKYLNVHDDFFLPSGELMPDIFVADKLHLNAKGYTIWTKKVRGYLEKNWKK from the coding sequence ATGAAAACACACAATCTTATCTCAAAAACACTTTTCATTTTACTATTACTTGTATCATTTGTAGGTTTTACGCAAAATCAATTTGAAAAAGAGATACTCGCTTTTGAAAAGCAAGATTCGCTAAAAATGCCTGTACCTCAAAAAATATTGTTGGTAGGTAGTTCTTCTTTACGGCTTTGGAATACTTGGCAGCAAGATTTGCAAGGTTTTCCTGTTATCAATCGAGGTTTTGGAGGCTCGCAAATGAGCGATGCCAATTATTATTTTGATAGAATTGTGTCAAAATACAAACCCGCTTTAATTCTATTGTATGAAGGTGACAACGATATTAATGCAGGTAAATCTCCTGAAGTAGTATTTGCCGACTTTAAAGAATTTGTAGGAAAAGTAAAAACACAATTGCCCAAAACCAAGGTAGTTTATATTTCTATTCGTCCAAGTTTGGCACGATTGGCGGCATTAGAAAAACAAAAACTGGCCAACCGTTTGATTGATGATTATTGTAAAAAAGAGAAAAAACTCAAATACCTGAATGTTCATGACGATTTCTTTTTACCTTCTGGCGAGCTAATGCCAGATATATTTGTGGCTGATAAGCTTCACCTAAATGCCAAAGGGTATACTATCTGGACCAAAAAAGTACGAGGATACCTAGAGAAAAACTGGAAAAAATAA
- a CDS encoding TlpA family protein disulfide reductase: MKKILITCLLFGISLVAQSQQAVININTTNAIGDTLRVLYDPLYLGIKPQTQQFVIDKSNQGNSFQVGIASEGIVEIRYKQYQLLIYLTHANQTTIAFDGKDFQKSLVIKGDQALENHFLNGFYQKFADNFSSPKVLANAQNIPIDTWEMELFDAKKAQSDYYKKYVDYPKFSASFKRYLENQIRWNYWYYMVAYPIVRGNANTTQTKVMSLPSSLLEGLDTKKITDDALIASSYRNFLVYYVTYFNSKSHDFEKYKDMSKAMIDKHKFARENLPIQSYQFFLAYLLYTQCDQVLPSVARNTFEALSVTPDADRVALLVKEKCNDILTKKEVVVQPAPKGDKSNSFKAISLQGDTISLASLKGKVVYIDFWASWCKPCIQEFPFSKLLYDKFSNKQKKDIVFLYISIDEYEQNWKKGVQNYNLQNGLNLHSVGGWESNAAKVFNIQSIPRYIMINKKGEIVQKEAKRPSDPRIFDELIQLLEAK, encoded by the coding sequence ATGAAAAAAATATTAATTACTTGCTTATTATTTGGTATAAGCTTAGTTGCTCAATCACAGCAGGCTGTTATCAATATCAATACAACAAATGCAATTGGTGATACCCTCAGGGTTTTGTACGACCCTCTGTATTTGGGCATAAAACCCCAAACACAACAGTTTGTTATTGATAAAAGCAACCAAGGGAATAGTTTTCAGGTAGGAATAGCCAGCGAGGGAATCGTTGAGATAAGATATAAGCAATATCAACTGCTGATATATTTGACGCATGCCAACCAAACTACGATTGCGTTTGACGGCAAAGATTTTCAAAAATCGTTAGTAATCAAGGGCGATCAAGCTTTAGAAAATCATTTTTTGAATGGATTCTACCAAAAATTTGCTGATAATTTTAGTTCGCCTAAAGTACTGGCCAATGCCCAAAATATACCCATTGATACTTGGGAAATGGAGCTGTTTGATGCCAAAAAAGCTCAATCTGATTACTACAAAAAGTATGTGGATTATCCGAAGTTTTCAGCATCGTTCAAGCGTTATCTCGAAAACCAAATTCGCTGGAATTATTGGTATTATATGGTGGCCTATCCAATTGTCAGAGGCAATGCCAATACGACACAAACCAAAGTGATGTCGTTACCTAGCTCGTTGTTGGAGGGTTTAGATACCAAAAAGATTACCGACGATGCCCTAATCGCGTCTTCTTATCGCAATTTCTTGGTGTATTATGTTACCTATTTCAATTCAAAAAGCCATGATTTTGAGAAATATAAAGATATGAGTAAGGCCATGATAGACAAGCATAAGTTTGCCCGTGAAAATCTACCAATTCAGTCATATCAGTTTTTCTTGGCGTATCTGCTTTATACCCAGTGCGACCAAGTGCTACCTTCGGTGGCTCGAAATACTTTTGAAGCTCTTAGCGTAACCCCCGATGCCGATAGAGTGGCATTGTTGGTAAAGGAAAAATGCAATGATATATTGACGAAGAAAGAAGTAGTGGTACAACCAGCCCCTAAAGGCGATAAAAGTAATTCTTTCAAAGCTATTTCGCTGCAAGGCGATACCATATCGTTGGCGAGTCTAAAAGGGAAAGTAGTATATATAGATTTTTGGGCATCGTGGTGCAAGCCTTGTATTCAGGAGTTTCCTTTCTCTAAGTTGCTCTACGACAAATTCTCTAACAAGCAGAAAAAAGATATAGTATTTTTATATATTTCGATTGATGAATATGAGCAGAATTGGAAAAAAGGTGTTCAAAACTACAATTTACAAAATGGACTAAATTTACATTCGGTAGGAGGCTGGGAGTCGAATGCGGCAAAGGTGTTTAATATTCAGTCTATCCCAAGGTATATTATGATTAATAAAAAGGGTGAAATTGTACAAAAAGAGGCCAAGCGACCAAGCGACCCTCGTATATTCGACGAACTAATACAATTATTGGAAGCCAAATAG
- a CDS encoding PAS domain S-box protein, with protein sequence MNTNEIELLKLELAQEKKARLQAELVLESKALELFESNQSLIKLNQKLEAQIHEKVSELGQSERRYKQLIESVQDIIYKMSPDGYFSFVNPVVEQCLGYSETEIVGKHFAELVLPEYRESLISFYAEMVTLRKESTYNEFPVYTKNGNVVWIGQTVRLIEESDIFELVAVARDITNRKVTEEALKSTQIRLSTLISNMQSGILVEDENRKIILINQFLCDILHIKTPPESIIGIDCSVAMNELKEHFQEPEEFIAKVNTLLKNRQMLVNETIYMADGRILERDYIPIFIDNHYMGHLWRYNDVTEKYHAQENIRKSEEKYRGIMNNMELGLLEVDNHQTIVRAYNKFCKMVGYKEEELLGKNAQQLFLPPAYMKILEEQDKLRKQGSSSSYEVPIIKKDGSILWTLISGAPIIDENGITTGSIGIHYDINERKLLEQELSLAKQIAEDARQAEKQFLANMSHEIRTPLNAIIGMAHLLFDTHPNAQQFEYLEILRSSADFLHGLISDLLDMAKIEAGKIEIHHREFDLVGLLKTVQKVFEIKIGTRPIDVKVKIDSKVNGTYIGDDLLLNQILLNLLGNADKFTEKGSIELSVKQVDIISEDEVLLEFQVADTGIGISEEKLGLIFQKFKQVNHQGHKQKGTGLGLAITKELIELQGGSISATSIEGQQSVFTFVLPYRKGHTTIVQQPASSHFINSKDFENGHILVVEDNLMNQKYISSLLSKWHRQFTVVSDGRQAVEQIQKHKFDIVFMDLQMPHMDGYEATIAIRSTQSQNQSIPIVALTASAMLDQKVKALAVGMNDFLPKPFAPNQLFEMLQKYAKAVDEVANIPEETQEEPSTAQEYVIDFQRLDEMYEGDIGYQTDMFDTFLNDVLPEFDELITLNEQLHFMEVKKLAHKLKPTLGMVGLTYLEKQLQEIERIAVEKPEYEELKAIISRFIASLQQIVPTLEKELFRLQNLEKR encoded by the coding sequence ATGAACACGAACGAAATAGAGCTCCTAAAGTTAGAGTTAGCACAAGAAAAAAAAGCCCGTTTACAGGCCGAATTAGTGCTTGAGAGTAAAGCGTTGGAACTGTTTGAGTCCAACCAGAGCCTTATCAAACTCAACCAAAAACTCGAAGCTCAAATACACGAAAAGGTATCGGAACTTGGACAAAGCGAGCGTCGATATAAGCAACTAATTGAGTCGGTTCAGGATATTATTTACAAAATGTCGCCCGATGGCTATTTTTCTTTTGTCAACCCTGTCGTAGAGCAATGCCTTGGCTATTCCGAAACCGAAATTGTTGGCAAACACTTTGCTGAACTAGTACTTCCCGAATACCGTGAGTCACTTATCAGCTTCTATGCTGAAATGGTAACACTTCGCAAGGAAAGTACTTACAACGAATTTCCTGTATACACCAAAAATGGTAACGTTGTGTGGATTGGGCAAACAGTACGCCTTATTGAAGAAAGTGATATTTTTGAACTAGTAGCTGTTGCCCGAGATATTACCAACCGCAAAGTCACAGAAGAAGCCCTAAAAAGCACTCAGATTAGGCTATCGACGCTTATTTCTAATATGCAATCGGGAATTTTGGTAGAGGATGAAAACCGAAAAATTATCCTTATCAATCAATTCCTTTGTGATATTTTACATATCAAAACTCCACCTGAATCTATTATTGGTATCGACTGCTCGGTAGCAATGAACGAATTGAAGGAGCATTTTCAAGAACCCGAAGAGTTTATTGCCAAGGTAAATACCCTTCTAAAAAACCGCCAGATGTTGGTCAATGAAACCATCTATATGGCCGATGGGCGGATTCTGGAACGAGACTATATTCCGATTTTTATCGATAATCACTATATGGGGCATTTGTGGCGTTATAACGATGTTACCGAAAAGTACCACGCCCAAGAAAATATCCGTAAAAGTGAAGAAAAGTACCGAGGTATCATGAACAACATGGAACTGGGCTTGCTTGAGGTAGACAACCACCAAACTATTGTACGAGCATATAATAAGTTTTGTAAAATGGTTGGCTACAAAGAGGAAGAACTCTTGGGTAAAAATGCCCAACAGCTTTTTCTTCCACCTGCTTATATGAAAATTTTGGAAGAACAGGATAAGCTTCGCAAACAAGGAAGTAGTAGCTCGTACGAAGTACCTATTATCAAAAAAGATGGTTCTATTTTATGGACGCTCATTAGTGGTGCTCCTATTATTGACGAAAATGGTATTACTACGGGTTCGATAGGTATTCATTACGATATTAATGAACGTAAGCTCCTTGAACAAGAACTAAGCCTTGCCAAACAAATTGCAGAAGATGCCCGACAAGCAGAAAAGCAGTTTTTGGCCAATATGAGCCACGAAATACGAACGCCTCTCAATGCCATTATTGGTATGGCTCATTTGTTGTTCGATACTCATCCCAATGCCCAACAATTTGAATACCTCGAAATACTAAGAAGCTCGGCCGATTTCCTTCATGGACTTATCTCGGACTTATTGGATATGGCCAAGATTGAAGCAGGCAAAATCGAAATTCATCATAGAGAGTTTGATTTGGTGGGTCTTCTCAAAACAGTTCAAAAAGTATTTGAAATCAAAATAGGTACACGTCCTATTGATGTAAAGGTAAAAATTGATTCAAAAGTCAATGGTACATATATTGGCGACGACCTATTGCTAAATCAAATTCTATTGAATTTGCTGGGTAATGCCGACAAATTTACCGAAAAAGGTAGTATTGAGCTTAGTGTCAAACAGGTAGATATTATTAGCGAAGATGAAGTATTACTAGAATTTCAGGTAGCCGATACTGGTATTGGTATTTCTGAAGAAAAGCTAGGACTGATTTTTCAGAAATTCAAACAAGTAAATCATCAAGGACACAAACAAAAAGGCACTGGCCTTGGGCTAGCTATTACCAAAGAACTTATCGAACTACAAGGCGGTAGTATTAGTGCAACCAGTATAGAAGGCCAACAAAGTGTATTTACGTTTGTATTGCCATATCGCAAAGGACACACAACAATTGTACAGCAACCCGCTAGCAGTCATTTTATTAATAGCAAAGATTTTGAAAATGGACATATTTTGGTAGTTGAAGACAACCTTATGAACCAAAAGTATATCTCTAGCTTATTAAGCAAATGGCACCGCCAGTTTACCGTAGTGTCCGACGGGCGACAAGCAGTAGAGCAAATTCAAAAGCATAAGTTTGATATTGTGTTTATGGATTTACAAATGCCTCACATGGACGGCTACGAGGCTACCATTGCCATTAGAAGTACCCAATCTCAAAACCAAAGTATTCCGATTGTGGCTCTAACGGCATCGGCTATGCTCGACCAAAAAGTTAAGGCTTTGGCTGTTGGTATGAACGACTTCCTTCCCAAGCCGTTTGCCCCAAATCAGCTATTTGAGATGTTACAAAAATATGCCAAAGCTGTTGATGAAGTGGCAAATATCCCCGAAGAAACGCAAGAAGAACCTTCCACAGCACAGGAATACGTCATCGACTTTCAGCGGCTCGACGAAATGTACGAAGGAGATATTGGCTACCAAACCGATATGTTCGATACTTTCCTGAACGATGTTTTGCCCGAATTTGATGAACTAATTACCCTCAATGAGCAGCTACACTTTATGGAAGTAAAAAAGTTAGCTCACAAACTCAAACCAACCTTGGGTATGGTTGGCCTTACTTATTTAGAAAAACAATTACAAGAAATAGAAAGAATTGCGGTAGAAAAGCCAGAATACGAAGAATTAAAAGCAATAATTTCTAGGTTTATTGCATCTTTGCAGCAAATTGTACCAACCTTAGAAAAAGAGTTGTTCCGCTTACAAAACCTTGAAAAACGATGA
- the ung gene encoding uracil-DNA glycosylase, translating to MNVKIAESWKTRLADEFEKPYFTNLVTFVKNEYANHVVYPPGKLIFNAFDKCSFDDTKVVILGQDPYHGPRQAMGLSFSVNDGVALPPSLVNIFKEIKDDLGIDMPTSGNLERWATQGVLLLNATLTVRASTAGSHQKQGWEQFTDAVIKRISDEKEGVVFMLWGKYAQDKGAVINTQKHLVLKSKHPSPMSANQGGWFGNKHFSQANVYLEKNGQKTIEW from the coding sequence ATGAATGTAAAAATTGCTGAGTCTTGGAAAACAAGGCTTGCTGATGAATTTGAAAAGCCTTATTTCACCAATTTGGTAACATTTGTCAAAAACGAATACGCCAATCATGTGGTGTATCCTCCAGGGAAATTGATTTTTAATGCCTTCGATAAATGTTCTTTTGACGATACCAAAGTAGTTATTTTAGGTCAAGACCCCTATCATGGGCCACGTCAAGCAATGGGTTTGTCGTTTTCGGTAAACGATGGTGTGGCACTACCTCCGTCATTGGTCAATATTTTCAAAGAAATTAAAGATGATTTGGGAATAGATATGCCTACTTCGGGTAATCTCGAACGCTGGGCAACACAAGGCGTTTTGTTGCTCAATGCTACGCTTACGGTACGGGCAAGTACGGCTGGCTCTCACCAAAAACAAGGTTGGGAGCAGTTTACAGATGCTGTTATTAAGCGTATTTCAGACGAAAAAGAAGGGGTAGTATTTATGCTTTGGGGAAAATATGCCCAAGATAAAGGGGCTGTAATCAATACCCAGAAACACCTTGTTTTGAAATCGAAACACCCTTCGCCTATGTCGGCCAACCAAGGTGGATGGTTTGGCAACAAGCATTTTTCGCAGGCCAATGTGTATCTTGAAAAAAATGGGCAAAAAACTATAGAATGGTGA
- a CDS encoding DUF4286 family protein — protein sequence MLLHNITFNIDTNEELDFLQWMKSNHVPAVMQTGLPTSFKVLKLLTEVNNGGSTFSFQYSFETPETFETFETVHFDDIIQKVDERYRGKYVFFASLLQEL from the coding sequence ATGTTATTACATAATATTACTTTCAATATCGATACCAACGAGGAGTTAGATTTTCTTCAATGGATGAAATCAAACCATGTTCCTGCGGTTATGCAAACAGGTTTACCAACCAGTTTCAAAGTTCTCAAATTATTAACAGAAGTGAATAATGGAGGTTCTACTTTTTCGTTTCAATATTCTTTTGAAACACCCGAAACTTTCGAGACGTTTGAAACGGTTCATTTTGATGATATTATCCAAAAAGTAGATGAGCGTTATCGAGGAAAATATGTATTCTTTGCAAGCTTGCTACAGGAGTTATAG
- the apaG gene encoding Co2+/Mg2+ efflux protein ApaG — translation MVSAITHGVKVSVVTEYQAEYSNPYHAHFVFSYKIKIENESDFTVKLLRRHWYIYDANGLIREVEGEGVVGQQPTLEPGQSHEYSSGCNLNTSIGKMAGTYQMERVFDGKLFNVVIPDFTMTAPYRLN, via the coding sequence ATGGTATCGGCAATAACTCACGGTGTAAAAGTAAGTGTGGTAACAGAATATCAAGCTGAATATTCTAATCCATATCATGCTCATTTTGTATTTTCTTACAAAATCAAAATTGAAAATGAAAGTGATTTTACAGTTAAGCTACTTCGCAGACACTGGTATATTTATGATGCCAATGGCCTTATTCGTGAAGTAGAAGGTGAGGGGGTAGTTGGTCAACAACCCACCCTTGAACCAGGGCAATCGCACGAGTATTCGAGTGGTTGTAACCTCAATACTTCTATTGGCAAAATGGCTGGTACTTACCAAATGGAAAGGGTATTTGATGGCAAACTATTCAATGTAGTTATTCCTGATTTTACCATGACAGCCCCCTACCGTCTCAATTAG
- a CDS encoding ATP-binding protein, translating into MQNDNLHKLLAKQASKFLNPDLLSNQELQKFLSVVSDSYYNFDRDKELFEHSSVLNEKEYAEINVRLKEEITQRKQSIEKLIEAIHSLELNDNNQVPDFDADNLLLLVDFLQKQIDNRKKMEAELRHAKDAAEKATQAKSEFLSMMSHEIRTPLNAIVGMTYLMQQEECSPTMADNLKTLQFSTDNLHVLINDILDFSKIEAGKVELEATNFDFKQLVSNIKRANQVKAEEKGNRIRLMVDDDIPDSLVGDPLRLGQILSNLVSNAVKFTMNGNISLEISLVSKTEENAEIYVSVKDSGIGIAANKQDLIFERFTQANSETTRKFGGTGLGLVITKKLLELHGSKIQLESEEGKGAKFFFILNLKIGSSIKNVPTQMESFNEVSLKGVKLLLVEDYPVNVKVASKFLSRWEIDFDVAENGLVAIEKYKSTKYEVILMDLLMPEMDGYTATQKIREMDKEIPIVALTASATLNNQDRAFEVGMNDYVTKPFNPKELFQKIARYSHRH; encoded by the coding sequence ATGCAAAACGACAACTTACATAAGCTCCTTGCTAAGCAAGCCAGCAAATTCCTAAACCCCGATTTACTTAGCAATCAGGAGTTACAGAAATTTCTTAGTGTAGTGAGCGATTCCTATTATAATTTTGACAGAGACAAGGAGCTTTTTGAACACTCGTCGGTACTAAATGAAAAGGAGTATGCCGAGATTAATGTCAGACTTAAAGAGGAAATAACCCAAAGAAAACAGTCTATCGAAAAACTTATCGAAGCTATTCATTCGCTAGAGCTGAACGATAATAATCAAGTACCTGATTTCGATGCTGATAATTTGTTATTGTTGGTTGATTTTTTGCAAAAACAAATTGATAACCGAAAGAAGATGGAAGCCGAGCTGCGTCATGCCAAAGATGCCGCCGAAAAAGCAACGCAAGCCAAGTCCGAATTTTTGTCGATGATGAGTCACGAAATCAGAACGCCTTTGAATGCTATCGTTGGAATGACTTATTTGATGCAACAAGAGGAGTGTTCGCCGACAATGGCTGATAACCTTAAAACACTTCAGTTTTCGACCGATAATTTGCATGTACTTATCAACGATATTCTTGATTTTAGTAAAATAGAAGCTGGAAAAGTAGAATTGGAAGCTACTAATTTTGACTTCAAGCAATTAGTTTCTAATATCAAACGTGCAAATCAGGTAAAAGCTGAGGAAAAAGGCAATAGGATTCGCCTCATGGTAGACGACGATATTCCTGATTCGTTGGTAGGCGATCCACTGCGTTTAGGTCAAATTTTATCTAACTTGGTTTCCAATGCCGTGAAATTTACAATGAATGGTAATATTTCATTAGAAATTTCGCTGGTTAGCAAAACCGAAGAAAATGCCGAAATATATGTTTCTGTAAAAGATTCGGGTATTGGTATTGCTGCCAATAAGCAAGATTTAATCTTTGAAAGATTTACACAAGCCAATTCTGAAACTACTCGTAAGTTTGGTGGTACTGGTTTGGGGTTGGTGATTACCAAAAAACTGCTTGAATTACACGGTAGCAAAATACAGCTAGAAAGTGAAGAAGGAAAAGGAGCGAAGTTCTTTTTTATACTAAACCTCAAAATTGGATCGAGTATCAAGAATGTACCTACTCAAATGGAAAGCTTCAACGAAGTTAGCCTAAAAGGGGTAAAATTGTTGTTGGTAGAAGATTACCCTGTCAATGTAAAAGTGGCATCGAAGTTTTTATCGCGTTGGGAGATTGATTTTGATGTAGCCGAAAATGGTTTGGTAGCAATAGAAAAATATAAATCTACCAAATATGAGGTGATATTGATGGACTTACTAATGCCCGAAATGGACGGTTATACTGCTACTCAGAAAATTCGGGAAATGGATAAAGAAATCCCGATTGTGGCTTTGACAGCCTCGGCTACGCTCAACAACCAAGATAGAGCTTTTGAAGTAGGCATGAACGATTATGTAACAAAACCATTTAATCCGAAAGAGCTATTTCAGAAAATTGCAAGATATAGCCATCGTCATTAA